A part of Dasypus novemcinctus isolate mDasNov1 chromosome 5, mDasNov1.1.hap2, whole genome shotgun sequence genomic DNA contains:
- the LOC101435665 gene encoding olfactory receptor-like protein OLF3, with translation MDRENKSQTWVSEFFLLGLSNDWGTQIFLFVLFLAMYLVTVIGNVLILLLIRLDSRLHTPMYFFLSVLSLVDLCYASSIAPQMLAHLLSAQKSILFHRCVLQLYASLALGGSEFFLLGAMAYDRYVAVCHPLHYTVIMHVRLCLGLAAGCLAAGFMNSLIETIITFQLPLCHSIISHFACETLAMLRLACVDISINKIMVAISGFLVIMLPCSLVLFSYAHIVAAILRIRSTQGRSKAFGTCAYHLTVVCMCFGATIFTYLGPGSAFSVEEDKMMALFYAVVAPMLNPLIYSLRNKEVMAALGKVLEKFRAKG, from the coding sequence ATGGACAGGGAAAATAAAAGCCAGACTTGGGTAAGTGAGTTCTTTTTACTGGGATTGTCCAATGACTGGGGGACTCAGATCTTCCTCTTTGTCCTGTTCCTGGCCATGTACTTAGTAACTGTTATAGGAAATGTCCTCATTCTTCTTCTGATCAGATTGGATAGCAGACTTCAtacccccatgtatttcttccttagtgttcTGTCCTTGGTGGATCTTTGTTATGCAAGCAGCATTGCCCCACAAATGCTAGCCCACTTGCTCTCAGCCCAAAAGTCCATCTTATTCCACAGATGTGTGCTCCAGCTCTATGCTTCCCTGGCATTGGGGGGTTCTGAGTTCTTCTTGCTGGGAGCCATGGCCTATGATCGCTATGTGGCAGTGTGTCACCCCCTGCATTACACAGTCATCATGCATGTAAGACTGTgcttggggctggctgctggctgccTGGCGGCTGGTTTCATGAATTCACTGATAGAAACAATCATAACCTTCCAGCTTCCCCTATGTCACAGTATTATTAGCCACTTTGCTTGTGAGACCCTGGCAATGCTACGGCTAGCCTGTGTGGATATCTCCATTAACAAAATCATGGTGGCTATCTCAGGATTTCTGGTGATCATGCTTCCTTGTTCCCTGGTCTTATTCTCCTATGCTCATATAGTTGCTGCCATTCTGCGCATTCGTTCTACTCAGGGACGAAGCAAAGCCTTTGGGACTTGTGCCTACCACCTCACTGTCGTTTGCATGTGCTTCGGAGCTACCATCTTCACTTACCTGGGCCCGGGGTCTGCCTTCTCGGTAGAAGAAGATAAGATGATGGCTCTATTCTATGCTGTGGTGGCACCTATGTTGAATCCCTTGATCTACAGCTTGAGGAATAAGGAAGTTATGGCTGCTCTTGGGAAAGTTTTAGAGAAATTCAGAGCTAAAGGATGA
- the LOC101434796 gene encoding olfactory receptor-like protein OLF3: MGRENQTWLREFILLGLSSDWQTEVSLFVLFLAMYLVTVVGKFLIILLIRLDSRLHTPMYFFLSVLSFVDICYTNSTVPQMLIHFLTAWKSISFHSCVFQLHISLAMGSAEFFLLGAMAYDRYVAVCHPLHYTIIMHGGLCSGLAAGCMVAGFTNSLMQTIIIFQLPLCRNVVNHFACEMLAVLRLTCVNIFFNKVMVAISGFLVIMLPCFLVLFSYGRIVAAILCIRSAQGRCKAFGTCASHLIVVSMCFGTAIFTYMRPSTGSTAEQEKMVALFYAVVTPMLNPLIYSLRNKEVMSALQKVLGKFSV; this comes from the coding sequence ATGGGTAGGGAAAACCAGACATGGTTGCGTGAGTTCATTCTGCTGGGACTGTCCAGTGACTGGCAGACAGAGGTGTCACTCTTTGTCCTATTTCTGGCCATGTATCTGGTGACTGTAGTAGGGAAGTTTCTCATTATCCTACTTATCAGACTGGACAGCAGGCTTCATactcccatgtattttttcctcagtgtcctGTCATTTGTGGACATCTGTTACACCAACAGCACTGTCCCACAGATGCTTATCCACTTCCTAACAGCTTGGAAATCAATCTCATTTCACAGCTGTGTGTTCCAGCTGCATATCTCCCTGGCAATGGGCAGTGCTGAGTTCTTCCTGCTGGGagccatggcctatgaccgctatgtggcagTGTGTCACCCTCTGCACTACACAATCATCATGCATGGAGGACTGTGTTCGGGACTGGCAGCTGGCTGCATGGTGGCTGGTTTCACCAATTCCCTGATGCAAACAATCATCATCTTCCAGTTGCCCTTGTGTCGTAACGTTGTTAATCACTTTGCCTGTGAGATGTTGGCTGTGCTGAGACTAACCTGTGTGAACATCTTCTTCAACAAGGTCATGGTGGCCATCTCAGGCTTTCTGGTGATAATGCTCCCCTGCTTTTTGGTCCTATTCTCCTATGGTCGGATTGTCGCTGCCATTCTGTGCATTCGCTCTGCCCAGGGGCGCTGCAAAGCCTTTGGGACCTGTGCCTCCCACCTCATTGTTGTTTCCATGTGCTTTGGAACAGCAATCTTCACATACATGAGACCTTCAACTGGCTCCACCGCAGAGCAGGAGAAGATGGTGGCCCTTTTCTATGCTGTGGTAACGCCAATGCTGAATCCTCTAATTTACAGCTTGAGGAACAAGGAGGTGATGAGTGCTCTACAAAAAGTTTTGGGAAAATTTTCTGTATAA